The genomic interval GTTGCGCTGGCTGTAGTCAGCGGGCGCCAACGCTTCATCTAAGGAGGTTGTCTTGCTCGGTTCCGTTGCCTTCGTTTTTCCAGGTCAGGGCTCACAGTCCCAGGGAATGCTCGCTGACCTTGGATCGTCCCATCCTCTCGTGGCAGAGCTCTTTGCCGAGGCTTCCGATCTCCTCCACGAGGATCTCTGGAAGCTGGTACAGGAAGGCCCGGCAGAGCGCCTCCAGCAGACCCAGTGGACCCAGCCCATCATGCTGGCGGCGGGCTTCGCCGTGTATCGGGTGTGGGAGGAGGAGGGCGGTGCCAGCCCCGATTTTCTGGCTGGCCACTCCTTAGGTGAGTATACGGCGCTGGTGGCCGCCGACGCCCTGGATTTTTCCGCAGCCATCCCGCTGGTGGCCACGCGCGGGCGCCTGATGCAGGCGGCAGTGCCCGAGGGAGAGGGGGCCATGGCCGCCCTGATCGGCCTGGCCGATGAGGATGTGCGTGCCCTCTGCCAGGAACTGGCGCAAGGCGCGGTGCTGTCGGCGGCCAACTACAACGCACCGGGACAGGTGGTGGTGGCCGGTGAAAAAGCCGCCGTGGATCGTTTGGTGGAAGCGGCGCGGAGCGCCGGCGTCAAGCGGGTCGTGGTGCTGCCCGTCAGTGTGCCGAGTCACTGCGCGCTGATGGCGCCGGCGCAGGAAGCCTTCCGCGAAGCCCTGGAGGCCGTGGAGTTTCGCGCGCCCAAGGCGATGGTCGTGCACAATGCCGATGTGCAAAGCTACAGCAGCCCCGCTGCCATTCGCGACGCGCTCCTGCGGCAGTTGACGGCGCCAGTGCGCTGGACGGAGACCATACGCTTCCTCGCGCGCCAGGGAGCCACCACCTTTGTGGAGATGGGACCCGGACGCGTGCTGTCTGGGCTTGGAAAACGCATCGAGCCGAGCCTGACCATGGTACACGTAGAGGACCGCAAGAGCCTCAGATCCACCCTGGAACTGCTGGGATGAGCGCGGCCATGGAATTGCAGGGAAAGGTTGCATTGGTGACGGGGGCGAGCCGCGGTATCGGCGCCGCCATTGCCGAGCGGCTGGCGGCGGCGGGCGCGCGCGTCGTGGGTACGGCGACCAGTGCCGCTAGTGCCGAAGTCATTGGCGCGCGCCTGGGGGATCGGGGCGGACTGGGTATGGTCCTCGACGTCACCGACGATGCCGCCATGGATGCCGTTGTGCGTGAGATCGTCGCCCAGCTGGGGTCGGTGGACATCCTGGTCAATAATGCCGGCATCACCCGCGATCAACTGCTGCTGCGCATGAAGGACGACGACTGGGATCGTGTGCTCGACACCAATCTGCGCGCCGTCTACCGCCTGAGTCGCCTGTGCCTGCGCGGTATGCTCAAGGCGCAGTGTGGACGCATCATCAACGTTACCTCGGTGGTGGGCAGCATGGGCAATCCCGGGCAGAGCAACTATGCCGCGGCCAAGGCCGGCGTGGCCGGATTTACCCGGGCACTGGCGCGGGAAGTGGCGGCGCGGGGCATTACCGTCAACTGCGTGGCGCCGGGCTTCATCGAAACCGACATGACCGCTGCTTTACCCGCGGCGCAGCGCGAGGCGCTACTGGCCCAGATTCCCGCGGCACGTCTTGGGCAGGCGCAGGAAGTGGCCGCGGCGGTGGCCTGGCTGGCCGGGCCGCAGACCGCCTATATCACCGGCCAGAGCCTACACATCAATGGCGGTTTGTGGATGGAATGAATCCGTCAACGGACCTTTTTACCTTTACAGGACCGCAGTCGCTGTGGTCCAATCTGGCGGAAAATAACTTTCACCAACAGAGGAGCTTCTCCCATGGATGATGTGGCAGCACGTGTGAAGAAAGTGGTCGTGGAACAGCTGGGAGTCAACGAGGATGAGGTCACCAACGAGGCGTCCTTCGTGGACGATCTGGGTGCAGATTCCCTGGACACCGTGGAACTGGTGATGGCCCTGGAAGAAGAGTTCGACTGTGAGATTCCGGACGAAGAAGCTGAAAAGATTGCCACCGTGCAGCAGGCCATTGATTACATCAGCGCGCATTTGCCCAAGCAGGATGCCTGAGGCAAGCCGCGGCATCGATCCTTGGCGGGAGACTTTTTCTTGAAAAGACGGGTGGTTGTCACTGGGCTCGGAATCGTTTCGCCGGTGGGTGTTGGGGTGCCGCAGGCCTGGGACAACATCGTTGCCGGGCGCAGCGGTATCGCCCGCGTCACGCGCATCGATCCGACCCCCTATGCCTCCCAGATTGCCGGTGAGGTGAAGGGTTTTGACGTGGGGCAATATCTGCCCGTCAAAGAAGCCCGCAAGATGGAGCCTTTCATTCACTACGGTCTGGCAGCAGCCATGGAGGCCGTGGAAGATGCGGGCTTGCAGATCGACGAGGGAATTTCCGAACGGGTAGGGGTGTCCATCGGTTCGGGAATCGGCGGTTTGCCCGGCATCGAAGCCGAGCACCAGGTGGTGATGGAAAGCGGACCGCGGCGCATTTCGCCCTTTTTCATCCCGCGCTGCATCATCAATATGGTGTCTGGGCACGTTTCCATTCTCTACGGTGCCAAGGGCCCCAATATCGCCATGGCAACCGCCTGCTCCACCGCCACGCATTCCATTGGTGAGGCCGCGCGACTCATCGAGTACGGTGATGCGGACGTGATGATCGCCGGTGGCGCC from Acidithiobacillus caldus ATCC 51756 carries:
- the acpP gene encoding acyl carrier protein — its product is MDDVAARVKKVVVEQLGVNEDEVTNEASFVDDLGADSLDTVELVMALEEEFDCEIPDEEAEKIATVQQAIDYISAHLPKQDA
- the fabD gene encoding ACP S-malonyltransferase translates to MLGSVAFVFPGQGSQSQGMLADLGSSHPLVAELFAEASDLLHEDLWKLVQEGPAERLQQTQWTQPIMLAAGFAVYRVWEEEGGASPDFLAGHSLGEYTALVAADALDFSAAIPLVATRGRLMQAAVPEGEGAMAALIGLADEDVRALCQELAQGAVLSAANYNAPGQVVVAGEKAAVDRLVEAARSAGVKRVVVLPVSVPSHCALMAPAQEAFREALEAVEFRAPKAMVVHNADVQSYSSPAAIRDALLRQLTAPVRWTETIRFLARQGATTFVEMGPGRVLSGLGKRIEPSLTMVHVEDRKSLRSTLELLG
- the fabG gene encoding 3-oxoacyl-ACP reductase FabG: MSAAMELQGKVALVTGASRGIGAAIAERLAAAGARVVGTATSAASAEVIGARLGDRGGLGMVLDVTDDAAMDAVVREIVAQLGSVDILVNNAGITRDQLLLRMKDDDWDRVLDTNLRAVYRLSRLCLRGMLKAQCGRIINVTSVVGSMGNPGQSNYAAAKAGVAGFTRALAREVAARGITVNCVAPGFIETDMTAALPAAQREALLAQIPAARLGQAQEVAAAVAWLAGPQTAYITGQSLHINGGLWME